One window from the genome of Cyclobacterium amurskyense encodes:
- a CDS encoding YfhO family protein, giving the protein MKFDFKADVLPHFLAISSFYLIVVLYFSPIVFDGKMMFQTDILQWEGSAKELLEHRENTGEEALWTNRMFGGMPAYLIHLDPKGDITNFLIKVFTFGLPHPISALFFGMVSMYILLLSFKVRPVIALIGAWAFSFNTFNFLSLEAGHNAKIWAVCIIPLILAGVHMAFNNKKLLGLVITALAVLLQLKFNHLQITYYTLLLVIVYGIGQLVHAYRKQQLPAFAKTTGMLLLAAMLGVIGHSARLSAVLEYGAYSIRGERNLPAFNQNDSGLDKEYAFNWSSGKLETFTLLIPNYFGGATQEAVPKNSASEKALRANGIDNAQVNQFIKGAPTYWGDQPFTGGPMYGGSIMIFLFVLGILFAPASYRNTFLAMTVLTLLLSWGKNLAWFNYTLFDYLPGYNKFRAVSMALGMTLFVIPLFGAIGLENVMRKIKEKETKKTFFIGTVITLGLILLGIVFASMMGYQSSMPNSGYPDWLMTALKSDRKSMLMSDALRSAIFITISAAFIGLVLFNKLKITYSVLGIGAMVLIDLWGVNSRYLDKDSFTNDPSEQHFAATPADNKISADKDYFRVLNIQNPFNDARTSYRFNSIGGYHGAKMSRYNDLIDRILGSEINGFVQKAQEGNFDYKGIQALNMLNTKYLMAGRAENAVFLNPEANGPAWFPESIEGTKTNEEEIEALAKINTKVTATYNAQDNGNQSINTGKGSIKLKSYSPDVLAYTASVEKSGLVVFSEIYYPKGWKAFIDGQETPILRVNYLLRGLVLPEGEHMVEMRFEPTSYYQWEYISIFAQYLVVLSLIFVVFINLKTKQEPTV; this is encoded by the coding sequence ATGAAGTTTGATTTTAAAGCAGACGTATTGCCCCACTTTTTAGCGATTTCTTCCTTTTATCTGATCGTAGTTCTTTATTTCTCCCCGATTGTATTTGATGGGAAAATGATGTTCCAGACAGATATACTTCAATGGGAGGGCTCTGCCAAGGAGCTTTTAGAACACCGAGAAAACACTGGGGAAGAAGCCCTATGGACAAACCGAATGTTTGGCGGAATGCCTGCTTACCTAATTCACCTTGATCCTAAAGGAGACATTACCAATTTCCTAATTAAGGTGTTTACTTTCGGTTTACCCCATCCGATTAGCGCTTTGTTTTTTGGAATGGTTTCCATGTACATCCTACTACTAAGTTTTAAGGTTCGTCCTGTCATCGCGTTGATAGGAGCATGGGCCTTTTCATTCAATACCTTTAATTTTCTCAGCCTGGAAGCTGGTCACAACGCTAAAATTTGGGCTGTATGTATCATTCCGCTAATTCTTGCAGGTGTCCACATGGCCTTTAATAATAAGAAGTTACTTGGCCTGGTTATCACCGCTTTAGCAGTACTATTGCAATTAAAATTCAATCATCTTCAGATCACTTATTACACGCTTTTATTGGTAATTGTTTATGGCATTGGTCAATTGGTGCATGCTTATCGTAAACAACAATTACCCGCCTTCGCTAAAACTACCGGCATGTTGCTATTAGCTGCTATGCTTGGTGTAATTGGGCATTCAGCCAGGTTGAGTGCTGTATTAGAATATGGAGCCTATTCTATTCGGGGTGAACGTAACCTTCCTGCTTTCAATCAAAATGATTCAGGTCTAGACAAGGAGTACGCTTTCAATTGGTCAAGTGGAAAGCTTGAGACATTCACTTTGCTTATTCCCAATTATTTTGGAGGTGCTACTCAAGAAGCCGTTCCTAAAAATTCAGCTTCTGAAAAAGCGCTTCGTGCCAATGGAATTGACAATGCACAGGTCAACCAATTTATTAAAGGTGCGCCTACCTATTGGGGGGACCAACCGTTCACTGGTGGTCCCATGTATGGTGGCTCGATCATGATTTTCCTTTTTGTATTAGGTATACTCTTTGCTCCCGCCTCATATAGAAATACTTTTTTGGCAATGACCGTATTGACTCTATTGCTTTCTTGGGGAAAAAATCTTGCTTGGTTTAACTATACGCTATTCGACTATTTACCAGGATACAATAAATTCAGGGCCGTCTCTATGGCCTTGGGCATGACCCTTTTCGTAATCCCTCTATTTGGTGCCATCGGCCTTGAGAACGTAATGCGAAAAATTAAAGAAAAGGAAACAAAAAAGACTTTCTTTATAGGTACAGTTATCACATTAGGCTTGATTTTGCTAGGCATTGTCTTCGCTTCAATGATGGGTTACCAGTCTTCAATGCCGAATTCAGGATACCCTGACTGGCTAATGACGGCACTTAAATCCGACAGAAAAAGCATGCTAATGTCTGACGCATTAAGGTCTGCTATTTTCATTACTATTTCGGCAGCATTCATAGGTTTGGTATTGTTTAATAAATTAAAGATTACTTATTCAGTTTTAGGGATTGGCGCAATGGTTCTAATCGACCTTTGGGGAGTCAACAGCCGTTATTTGGACAAGGATAGCTTTACTAATGATCCTAGCGAACAACATTTTGCAGCAACTCCTGCTGACAATAAAATAAGTGCTGATAAAGACTATTTCAGGGTTTTAAACATTCAAAACCCTTTTAATGATGCCCGGACCAGTTATCGTTTCAACAGCATAGGCGGTTATCATGGAGCCAAAATGAGCCGGTACAACGATTTGATAGACCGTATACTTGGTTCAGAAATCAATGGCTTTGTTCAAAAAGCACAGGAAGGAAACTTTGATTATAAAGGCATTCAGGCTTTGAACATGCTGAATACCAAATACCTCATGGCGGGCAGAGCTGAAAATGCTGTTTTCCTAAACCCTGAAGCCAATGGTCCTGCTTGGTTTCCGGAAAGTATTGAAGGTACAAAGACAAATGAAGAGGAGATCGAGGCTTTGGCAAAAATAAACACCAAGGTGACGGCCACCTACAATGCACAAGACAACGGAAATCAAAGCATAAATACTGGAAAAGGAAGCATTAAATTGAAAAGCTACTCACCTGATGTTTTGGCCTACACTGCCTCTGTTGAAAAATCAGGTTTGGTGGTTTTTTCTGAAATTTACTACCCAAAAGGCTGGAAAGCATTTATTGACGGTCAAGAAACACCAATTTTACGTGTAAATTACTTATTAAGAGGACTTGTACTTCCTGAAGGTGAGCACATGGTGGAGATGCGCTTTGAACCAACATCTTATTATCAATGGGAGTACATTTCAATATTCGCTCAATACCTTGTAGTCCTTTCTTTAATATTTGTTGTTTTCATAAATTTGAAAACCAAACAAGAACCGACAGTATAA
- a CDS encoding class I SAM-dependent methyltransferase, whose protein sequence is MTKDVAQFYDQFANQQIKTGVNSRHLSIISKLKNAGLKSHHKVLEVGCGIGTVSQLIARNTPKGEVLAVDISPESIAQAKIIWNGLGNLQFEVSDMKNFHKKDTLFDAVVFPDVLEHIPVEDHFALFETIKKHSHSETFIFIHIPSPRFLEWMIANEPEKLQVIDQPLDTGELVSKLSANDFYLDKMNTYSLFYKEKDYQYFVFKKKQAIQSTNHRDKWTILKERLLIKLKQKLPAF, encoded by the coding sequence ATGACAAAAGACGTTGCCCAATTCTACGACCAATTTGCCAATCAGCAAATTAAAACCGGTGTTAACTCAAGACACCTTAGCATTATTTCAAAATTGAAAAATGCCGGTTTAAAATCACACCATAAGGTATTGGAGGTCGGTTGCGGAATTGGAACCGTTAGTCAGCTAATTGCTAGAAACACACCTAAAGGAGAGGTACTGGCGGTAGACATTAGCCCTGAAAGTATTGCACAGGCAAAAATAATTTGGAATGGTTTGGGCAACCTCCAATTTGAAGTTTCTGACATGAAAAACTTTCATAAGAAAGATACTTTGTTTGATGCCGTAGTTTTCCCTGATGTATTAGAGCACATACCAGTAGAGGACCACTTTGCTTTATTTGAGACCATCAAAAAACACAGTCACTCAGAGACTTTCATCTTTATTCATATTCCTTCCCCTAGATTTCTTGAATGGATGATCGCCAATGAACCAGAAAAACTACAGGTAATTGATCAACCATTAGATACTGGAGAACTCGTTAGCAAATTGTCTGCAAATGATTTTTACCTTGATAAAATGAACACCTATAGCCTTTTTTACAAGGAGAAAGATTACCAATATTTCGTATTTAAAAAGAAACAAGCCATACAAAGCACCAACCATAGAGACAAATGGACTATTTTAAAGGAAAGGTTATTGATCAAATTAAAACAAAAATTACCTGCTTTTTGA
- a CDS encoding glycosyltransferase family 4 protein produces the protein MILYISPIPTAFIQRDIEMLSPTFRIVHLNFTTNPYLLPFFFVYQLMQLMLLLPFTSKYLCFFAGYHTIIPVFLGKLFAKEVIIECGGTDAMHLPKIDYGNYRKKWLKKATVYSFKNCSLILPVSHSLVKSTYTYDTDSPKHQGLLHLIPDLKTKIQVVYNGFDDQFWTDDHRAKSPFSFVTVATGISKENRAMVKGIDLVLEMAKAFPDHSFTIIGDKDFKTLLPNVIIMPPLDQKEIRQVYQRSQFYLQLSYSEGFPNALAEAMLCGCIPIGSNVGEIAKIIGDTGFILPYKNVELLFDLVSKLENEDLKTLRVNASLRIKENFNYAQRKEKLIAVLTPD, from the coding sequence ATGATCCTCTATATCTCTCCCATTCCTACCGCTTTTATCCAAAGGGATATAGAAATGCTAAGCCCTACATTTCGAATTGTTCACCTCAATTTCACTACGAATCCCTATTTATTACCTTTTTTTTTCGTGTATCAATTAATGCAGCTAATGTTGTTGCTTCCGTTCACAAGCAAATACCTTTGTTTTTTTGCCGGATACCACACTATTATACCTGTTTTTCTTGGAAAACTATTTGCCAAAGAAGTAATCATTGAATGTGGAGGAACAGACGCCATGCATTTACCAAAAATAGATTATGGCAACTACAGAAAAAAATGGCTTAAAAAAGCAACTGTATACAGTTTCAAAAACTGTTCACTCATACTTCCGGTATCCCATTCTTTAGTAAAATCAACATATACCTATGATACAGATTCGCCAAAACATCAGGGTTTGCTACACTTGATCCCTGACTTAAAGACAAAAATACAGGTGGTTTATAATGGCTTTGATGACCAGTTTTGGACCGATGACCATAGAGCAAAATCACCTTTCTCCTTTGTTACAGTGGCTACAGGGATTTCAAAAGAAAATCGAGCCATGGTTAAGGGTATTGATCTGGTACTTGAAATGGCAAAAGCATTCCCAGACCATTCATTTACGATTATTGGAGACAAGGATTTCAAAACACTTCTTCCAAATGTCATCATAATGCCCCCTCTTGATCAAAAAGAAATTAGACAAGTATACCAACGCAGCCAGTTTTATTTACAACTTTCCTATTCTGAGGGTTTCCCCAATGCCCTAGCTGAGGCAATGTTGTGTGGATGCATTCCGATTGGAAGTAATGTAGGCGAAATCGCTAAAATCATTGGTGATACAGGTTTTATTTTACCTTATAAAAATGTTGAACTCTTATTTGATTTGGTCTCTAAATTAGAAAATGAAGACTTAAAAACCTTACGGGTAAACGCCTCACTAAGGATAAAGGAAAATTTCAATTATGCCCAGAGAAAAGAAAAACTAATTGCAGTTTTAACACCTGATTAA
- a CDS encoding oligosaccharide flippase family protein, whose translation MAGVKQSVLTTIFSYVGVIVGYVNLLWLFPYVLSPTQIGLFKTVQDIALLLVPFAQLGIGHGITRFFPRLRGKEFAFFSFSLIIATVGFFMVASLFFVFKTPIINAFAEKAPEVNNFLIVALLITFFSLFNSLLEAFCRSFLKIAIPSLIRDVFLRVFMAMLVIGYYFSFYSFDFMIWGMGAVYMLAMISIMLYMKREKIFKIDFNWKRITLPIKKEFLQYSLITLLGTAGALLIMKIDSIMVSSMIGLDANAIYTIGFSIAVVIEMPRRAISQVAMPVISEMFAKNQLTGINALYKKIAINQLLICLLIFLMIWINIESLYHFVPNRSIYEQGKWVVLLIGLGKLTDVIFSVNGEIIVFSKFYTFNITATLFMSVAVIVFNLVLIPHYGIEGAALASLIAMFFYNFVKFVFIKIKLGFNSFTPNVFLILLAGILSWAVSYYLIPTFEAVILDILIRSGIVTAVYLLLLHILKAAPETETMVLQKIKQLLSMLSKH comes from the coding sequence ATGGCAGGTGTTAAGCAAAGTGTATTAACAACCATATTTTCCTATGTGGGAGTAATCGTAGGGTATGTTAACCTTCTATGGCTGTTCCCTTACGTACTTAGCCCAACACAAATCGGTTTATTTAAGACCGTTCAGGACATAGCTTTGCTTTTGGTACCCTTTGCCCAACTGGGTATCGGACATGGCATTACCCGCTTCTTCCCAAGGTTAAGAGGCAAAGAATTTGCTTTCTTTAGCTTTAGCCTGATCATCGCTACTGTAGGCTTTTTTATGGTAGCCTCATTGTTTTTTGTTTTTAAAACCCCAATCATTAACGCATTTGCAGAGAAAGCACCTGAGGTTAACAACTTCCTTATTGTTGCCCTATTGATTACCTTCTTCTCTCTATTCAATTCGCTTCTGGAGGCATTTTGTAGGTCATTTTTAAAGATTGCCATACCTTCTTTAATTCGGGATGTGTTTCTAAGAGTTTTTATGGCAATGTTGGTAATAGGATATTACTTTTCTTTTTACTCCTTTGACTTTATGATTTGGGGCATGGGGGCTGTGTACATGCTAGCCATGATTTCTATCATGTTATACATGAAAAGGGAGAAAATATTTAAAATTGATTTTAATTGGAAGAGAATTACCCTCCCCATTAAGAAGGAGTTTTTGCAATACAGCTTGATCACCCTCCTAGGCACAGCCGGGGCACTTCTGATCATGAAGATTGACAGCATCATGGTGAGTTCAATGATAGGCTTAGATGCCAATGCAATTTACACCATAGGCTTTTCTATAGCTGTGGTAATAGAAATGCCGAGGCGGGCAATTTCACAGGTAGCCATGCCGGTTATCTCCGAGATGTTTGCGAAAAATCAATTGACTGGAATAAATGCACTCTATAAAAAAATAGCTATCAACCAGCTGTTAATTTGTTTGTTGATTTTTTTAATGATCTGGATCAATATTGAGAGTCTCTACCACTTTGTGCCAAACAGAAGTATTTATGAGCAAGGCAAATGGGTAGTATTATTGATCGGTTTAGGCAAATTAACAGATGTGATCTTCTCGGTTAATGGCGAAATAATCGTCTTCTCCAAATTCTACACCTTTAACATCACCGCTACTCTTTTCATGAGTGTAGCAGTAATTGTATTTAACTTGGTATTGATTCCTCATTACGGGATTGAAGGTGCTGCTTTGGCTTCCTTAATCGCCATGTTTTTTTACAACTTTGTCAAATTTGTTTTCATAAAAATAAAGCTAGGTTTCAACTCCTTTACACCTAATGTCTTTTTAATTCTCTTGGCTGGGATATTGAGCTGGGCAGTTTCGTATTACTTGATCCCAACTTTTGAGGCTGTTATCCTTGATATTCTGATTAGAAGTGGAATTGTTACCGCTGTTTATCTACTGCTGTTACACATATTAAAGGCCGCACCTGAAACGGAAACAATGGTTTTACAAAAAATCAAACAGCTGTTGTCTATGCTTAGTAAACACTAA
- a CDS encoding glycosyltransferase family 4 protein produces the protein MKRVLIITYYWPPSAGSGVQRWLKFSKYLPEFGWQPVIFTPENPDFALQDPSLEKEVDKHTEVLKFPIWEPYQLFRTLKKQQPKDTASILEYKDPGMLDQLAVWLRGNLLIPDPRLFWVKPSVSFLASICEQNNFEAIITTGPPHSMHLIGRNLKRKTGIPWLADFRDPWSNWEFLDTLKLSQFARKKHQKLESSVFEEADSLVTISPTFKNEMQGIGAKNVKVILNGFDTADIPETLSKPASQSSVLEIVYSGVIDGIRDPFPFLRALKTVFGESTGKVRLTFVGRVNESIKTLVAQDSWFKAHIALPGYVSHKTVFSFYEKAQLLLLILTNTKNAKGNIPGKLFEYMATGREILALGDPKGDSASIINSSGAGKVFAHQDEEGLVQFLRGFAKGENQGWTKSDIQNYSRKNITQQLALLLEGIAKT, from the coding sequence ATGAAAAGGGTCCTGATCATTACTTATTACTGGCCGCCAAGTGCCGGGTCAGGCGTTCAACGCTGGCTGAAATTTTCCAAATACCTACCTGAATTTGGCTGGCAACCCGTAATTTTCACGCCCGAAAATCCTGATTTTGCATTACAAGACCCTTCTCTGGAGAAAGAAGTGGACAAACATACAGAGGTATTGAAGTTTCCTATTTGGGAGCCTTATCAGTTGTTTAGAACACTTAAAAAACAGCAACCAAAGGATACTGCCAGCATTCTTGAGTACAAAGATCCGGGAATGCTCGATCAGTTGGCCGTCTGGCTCAGGGGAAACCTCCTTATTCCTGACCCTAGATTATTTTGGGTGAAACCTTCGGTTAGTTTTTTAGCTAGTATTTGCGAGCAAAATAATTTTGAAGCGATCATCACTACTGGGCCTCCTCACAGTATGCACTTGATAGGTAGAAACCTAAAAAGAAAAACAGGAATTCCATGGCTTGCAGATTTTCGAGATCCATGGTCCAATTGGGAGTTTTTGGACACGCTTAAGCTAAGTCAATTTGCCAGAAAGAAACATCAAAAGCTTGAGTCTAGCGTATTTGAAGAGGCCGATAGCCTGGTAACCATTTCACCTACATTTAAAAATGAAATGCAGGGGATAGGGGCTAAAAATGTAAAGGTAATCCTGAATGGTTTTGATACTGCGGATATACCTGAAACCCTTTCTAAACCAGCCAGTCAATCGTCTGTTTTAGAAATCGTATATTCGGGAGTGATTGATGGAATAAGAGACCCTTTTCCGTTTCTAAGGGCGCTTAAAACGGTTTTTGGAGAGAGCACAGGCAAGGTCAGGCTAACTTTTGTAGGGAGGGTGAATGAGAGCATTAAAACCTTGGTAGCTCAAGACAGTTGGTTCAAAGCCCATATTGCATTGCCGGGTTATGTATCTCATAAAACAGTGTTCTCCTTTTATGAAAAAGCCCAGCTATTGCTTCTGATCCTTACCAATACCAAAAATGCCAAAGGAAATATTCCCGGTAAACTATTTGAATACATGGCAACGGGTCGGGAAATATTGGCTTTGGGAGATCCGAAAGGGGATTCCGCTTCTATTATTAATTCATCGGGGGCAGGTAAAGTTTTCGCTCATCAAGATGAAGAAGGTTTGGTTCAGTTCCTTCGTGGTTTTGCCAAAGGGGAAAATCAAGGATGGACTAAGTCCGACATTCAAAATTACAGCAGAAAAAACATTACACAGCAATTGGCGCTATTACTTGAAGGCATTGCAAAGACGTAG
- a CDS encoding NADP-dependent isocitrate dehydrogenase has translation MTEKRKITVAFGDGIGPEIMNATLSILEAAGAAIEPDVIEIGEQVYLKGISSGIAPSAWDSLRKTKVFLKSPITTPQGGGFKSLNVTTRKTLGLYANVRPCKAYSPFIHTHFPKTDLVIIRENEEDLYAGIEHRQTDEVYQCLKLISRPGSEKIVRYAFEYARMNKRKKVTCMTKDNIMKMTDGIFHQVFNEVAKEYPDIETDHKIIDIATALIADSPEMFDVIVTLNLYGDIISDVAAQVTGSVGLGGSANVGEDVAMFEAIHGSAPDIAGMDIANPSGLLNGAIMMLVHIGQPEVAQKISNAWMATLEDGIHTGDIYQDGVSTKRVGTKEFAEAVIARLGKEPKSMKKAVFAKAERSEAEIKKALAIKPHKAAEKVLIGLDVFIDWKEGNRNPDEMGDKLRSVNANGLKMQLITNRGVRVYPDGMKETFCSDHWRVRFFDADDKPITHEQIIEVLNQVGNLGFDFIKTENLYTFDGERGFSLAQGE, from the coding sequence ATGACGGAAAAAAGGAAAATAACAGTAGCATTTGGAGATGGCATTGGTCCAGAAATAATGAATGCAACATTGTCAATCCTGGAGGCAGCCGGGGCTGCTATAGAGCCAGATGTTATTGAAATCGGTGAGCAGGTTTATTTAAAAGGAATAAGTTCGGGGATAGCGCCAAGTGCATGGGATTCTTTAAGAAAAACTAAGGTGTTTCTAAAATCACCAATTACCACCCCTCAAGGAGGTGGCTTTAAGAGTCTGAACGTGACCACAAGAAAGACATTAGGGCTTTATGCTAATGTGCGGCCTTGTAAGGCTTATTCGCCATTTATTCATACTCATTTCCCTAAAACTGATTTGGTTATTATTAGGGAAAATGAAGAGGACCTATATGCAGGTATTGAACACCGTCAAACGGATGAAGTATACCAATGCTTAAAGTTGATCTCCAGACCGGGTAGTGAGAAAATTGTCAGGTATGCTTTTGAGTATGCCCGCATGAACAAGCGGAAAAAGGTCACTTGTATGACCAAAGACAATATCATGAAAATGACTGATGGCATTTTTCATCAGGTGTTTAATGAGGTTGCTAAAGAATACCCTGACATAGAAACAGATCATAAAATTATAGACATAGCTACTGCATTAATTGCTGACAGCCCTGAGATGTTTGATGTGATTGTTACACTAAATCTCTATGGTGATATTATCTCTGATGTGGCAGCTCAGGTAACAGGGTCAGTAGGCCTCGGTGGTTCTGCTAATGTTGGTGAAGATGTGGCCATGTTTGAAGCTATTCATGGTTCTGCTCCTGATATTGCAGGTATGGATATAGCCAATCCTTCTGGTTTGTTAAATGGTGCGATCATGATGCTCGTGCATATAGGACAACCTGAAGTAGCACAAAAAATCAGTAATGCATGGATGGCTACACTTGAGGATGGTATTCATACAGGAGATATTTATCAAGATGGAGTAAGTACCAAAAGAGTGGGTACTAAAGAATTTGCTGAGGCAGTAATTGCAAGGTTAGGTAAGGAACCTAAAAGCATGAAAAAAGCGGTTTTTGCCAAAGCTGAGCGAAGTGAAGCTGAAATAAAAAAAGCCCTTGCGATCAAACCACATAAAGCTGCTGAGAAAGTATTGATAGGTTTGGATGTTTTTATAGACTGGAAAGAAGGAAATAGAAACCCGGACGAAATGGGAGACAAGCTTAGGTCGGTCAATGCCAACGGATTAAAAATGCAACTTATTACCAATAGAGGGGTAAGGGTTTATCCTGATGGAATGAAAGAGACCTTTTGCTCTGATCATTGGAGAGTCAGGTTTTTTGATGCAGATGATAAGCCCATTACCCATGAGCAAATCATAGAGGTATTGAATCAGGTAGGTAACTTAGGCTTTGACTTTATCAAGACAGAGAATTTGTATACTTTCGATGGAGAAAGAGGTTTTTCATTGGCTCAAGGCGAATAA
- a CDS encoding enoyl-CoA hydratase/isomerase family protein: MAEQKNILSETKDGILYLTISRESKLNALNFSTLEELKNIFNEVNDNKSIRGVIITGAGEKAFVAGADINEISELNELNARKFAEFGQEVFDNIESCHKPVIAVVNGYALGGGCELAIACHMRIATSNAKFGQPEVNLGIIPGYGGTQRLTNLIGRTKATEILMTGDMLDVNDAKSLGLLNHVEASKEDAMAKAEEILRKIMSKAPLSIGMIVDCVNAVFASDENGYQIEANSFARCVKSEDYREGTKAFLEKRKPNFKGE, translated from the coding sequence ATGGCTGAACAAAAAAATATTCTTTCAGAGACTAAAGACGGAATACTTTATCTTACCATCAGCAGAGAGTCCAAGCTCAATGCCTTAAACTTCAGCACATTGGAAGAGTTGAAAAACATTTTCAACGAAGTGAATGATAACAAATCGATAAGAGGTGTAATCATCACAGGTGCGGGTGAAAAGGCCTTTGTCGCTGGTGCTGACATCAATGAAATTTCAGAGCTTAACGAACTCAATGCTAGAAAGTTTGCTGAATTTGGTCAGGAAGTTTTTGATAACATTGAATCTTGTCATAAACCTGTAATCGCAGTAGTAAATGGCTATGCTTTGGGGGGCGGATGTGAATTGGCCATTGCCTGCCACATGAGAATCGCTACTTCAAATGCTAAATTTGGACAACCAGAAGTAAATTTGGGGATAATCCCTGGCTACGGAGGAACACAGCGGCTTACCAACCTTATAGGCCGTACAAAAGCCACAGAAATTCTGATGACTGGAGACATGCTTGATGTCAATGATGCTAAATCCCTTGGGCTACTCAATCATGTAGAAGCTTCCAAAGAGGATGCAATGGCTAAAGCAGAAGAGATTTTAAGAAAGATAATGAGCAAAGCACCATTGTCTATAGGTATGATAGTAGACTGTGTCAATGCTGTTTTTGCAAGTGACGAAAATGGGTATCAAATCGAAGCCAATAGTTTTGCGCGTTGCGTCAAATCCGAAGATTATAGAGAAGGAACCAAAGCCTTTCTAGAAAAAAGGAAACCTAATTTCAAAGGGGAGTAG
- a CDS encoding lipopolysaccharide biosynthesis protein yields MGLIKKLAGQSAIYGISSILGKSINFLLVPLYTGYLPKEELGSFTMLYAMIAFLNVIFTFGMETSYFRFSTGKGLDPKVVFQNAQSLVAVVGLSLGIILFLFAENLSLLFDYQGKSHLFQWAAMILTIDALMALPFARLRLDGRSLTFALLKLLNIFLNVGFNVLFIVVAYHIVEGDILQILYPFVSQWYNPDWGVDYILLANLLANLLILPFLWKLAGQWEFQLKRTILLPMWKYALPLLFMGLAGVTNDVFSRGLFEYALPDGFYPELTSREAGGVFGATFRLAILMSLIIQAFKYAAEPFFFQQSENKNSPLLFARVMHWFIIFCTFLMVVVAVNLKLIGALFFQADGYTAALPMVPILLMGYLLLGVYYNLSIWFKITDQTRYSFYITLVGAFITVVIILTLVPIWGFIGGALSTLGSYLVMVLLCYFIGQKYYPIPYQTKKDIGYLIIAFLLSYGGFLLDTGSLAINFILHTSIILLYGGLIFLMEKKELYSLLKSLSKK; encoded by the coding sequence ATGGGCCTGATAAAAAAATTAGCTGGGCAATCTGCCATATATGGCATCAGCAGTATCCTCGGCAAATCAATCAATTTTTTGCTTGTCCCCCTGTACACGGGATATCTTCCAAAAGAAGAGCTAGGGTCTTTCACTATGCTTTATGCAATGATTGCTTTTCTGAATGTCATTTTCACATTCGGCATGGAAACCTCTTACTTTAGATTTTCTACAGGCAAGGGTTTGGATCCAAAGGTTGTCTTTCAAAATGCCCAATCTTTGGTAGCCGTGGTAGGTTTATCATTAGGAATCATTTTGTTTCTTTTTGCAGAAAACCTAAGCTTGCTATTTGATTATCAAGGAAAATCTCATTTGTTTCAATGGGCGGCAATGATATTGACAATTGACGCCTTGATGGCTCTGCCATTTGCACGCTTGAGGCTAGATGGCAGGTCTCTGACTTTTGCATTACTCAAATTGTTAAACATTTTCCTGAATGTAGGTTTCAATGTGCTATTTATCGTTGTAGCTTATCATATCGTTGAAGGAGATATTCTTCAGATACTGTATCCATTTGTTTCTCAATGGTACAATCCAGACTGGGGCGTAGACTATATCTTACTAGCAAACCTATTGGCAAACCTACTTATTTTACCATTTTTATGGAAACTAGCAGGCCAATGGGAATTCCAGCTAAAGCGAACCATCCTTCTCCCCATGTGGAAATACGCACTTCCTTTGTTATTTATGGGACTTGCAGGGGTTACCAATGATGTGTTTTCAAGAGGGTTATTTGAATATGCTCTTCCTGATGGATTTTACCCTGAATTAACTTCCAGAGAGGCCGGAGGAGTATTTGGCGCCACTTTTAGGTTGGCTATATTAATGAGCTTAATCATTCAAGCTTTCAAATATGCCGCTGAACCCTTCTTTTTTCAACAATCTGAGAACAAAAACAGCCCATTATTATTTGCAAGGGTCATGCATTGGTTCATTATCTTTTGCACTTTCTTAATGGTGGTAGTAGCTGTAAATTTAAAGTTAATTGGCGCCTTGTTCTTCCAGGCAGATGGGTATACAGCAGCCCTACCTATGGTACCTATCCTACTAATGGGCTATTTACTATTAGGGGTTTATTACAACCTTAGCATTTGGTTTAAAATCACTGACCAAACGCGTTACAGCTTTTATATCACCTTGGTTGGAGCATTCATAACAGTAGTGATTATCCTCACATTGGTCCCTATCTGGGGTTTTATAGGTGGAGCGTTGAGTACCTTAGGTAGTTATTTGGTCATGGTGTTGCTATGTTATTTTATAGGACAGAAGTATTACCCCATCCCCTACCAGACTAAAAAAGACATTGGCTATCTTATCATAGCATTCCTTTTAAGTTACGGAGGCTTCCTTTTAGACACAGGTTCATTAGCGATTAATTTTATCCTTCACACATCTATCATTTTATTGTATGGTGGCCTAATTTTCTTGATGGAAAAAAAGGAACTATATTCGTTATTAAAATCTCTCTCCAAGAAGTAG